Part of the Chaetodon trifascialis isolate fChaTrf1 chromosome 1, fChaTrf1.hap1, whole genome shotgun sequence genome, ATGCATTGCACTGCTAATTAACAAGTTTTCATATGCTAATATTATAAATTATAAACATGCTTTCCCCGGGCGCCATTCggctggtccccgggcgccggttggctggcagcccaccgctcctggtctggaCAAGACgaggaccaaggatgggttaaaggcggagagAAAATTTCACATATccatggcgtgtgcagtttcccctccctaactttgcatgttgtgtgtcaaaaatgtgactaataaaggatttcttcttcttcttcttcttcttctaaactAGGATGCTAGTATTGTCAATATTAGCATGTAGCttaagtgcagcctcacagaaaCGGTGAGGGTGTTGGCTCTCCATCAATATCTGCTCATGGCAACTAAAACATGACTAAGTTATGGCTGTTCAGCTCAGTGGAGGTTAGAGAAAGAGCGTGGTCTGTGGTCTGAGCGTGTTTTAACACACTTCAGTGACTTCAAGCACGTGACATGACTGGTTGTTGACATTTAATCGAAATCACCATCTCTCTCCAACCTTAACCTTTTGCTGCCGCAGTCTACACACGTGCTGCATTTAGGATGCAGCTTATCAAAGTCATGCCTTCAGACGACCATGTGGTCTAAAAACACTCTAATTCACAGGAAACCATGTTGCCTGTGAACGTAATCAGTCACCAACAAGATGTAATGTATTTTATAGGAGGCAGGGTTAGAACATGTAGGATCCAATGTTTTTAGAGTTGCTAAATAGTCAAAGTCATTATGGTTACACTTAGACCTTGGTTGATTTGATCCTGATGACTCTTCTATTGCATTAATATCTTTTTCTCAAGTCCCAAAGCTTAATGAGAGTGGACTATTTAAATGCTGGAGTACACCTTTGATTGCAATAAATTAACTAGTCATAAGGATCTTATTTGCATGAATATGTCCAGATGTAGTTAGCAAGGCCACTGACTCAAGAGCAGAACTGTTGCATTGAGATTTCTTTTTACATAATGCTGCAACAACAAAGCAGTAAGATTGtataaaaacaagtgaaatattCCAAAAGGTATTTGACAAACTGTTACTACTTCAAATTAGATAAGACTATTATACTGATACATCGCCAAAAGAGCGATGGGTTGAATGAGCATGTCTCATTTTAAGTGAAAGCATTAATAACTTAATCTATTATGAGGGGAACTGAGCTGAAACATGTGGAaagcacagatgcacacatgaacatgctgtagaactttctctctctctctctctctctctctctctctctctctctctctctctctctctctctctctctcgctcacacacacacacacacacacacacacacacacacacacacgttgtgtttttatcacttgtggggacattacattgacttacattcatttcctggagccttaccctaaccctaaccactatttgcctattccttGTTATGGTATGTGCGACAATAGGCACAGCCAGGACCCAGGTTGCAGAGACAGAGTAACCAAGTTTGTTCAAAAAACAAATTGCAAACAAAAGAGTGACGAAAATCACTGCTAGGGGAAAAAAGCAATGTAGGCTGCAAAGGACAAAACTAAAATAATGCAATGCTGCAAGCCTGAACGAGATACTGTagaaaaaactcaaaatcaccaaaATGGGAAAATTTAGAAAATCTctagaaacaaaaaaaatcaccttcaCAGGGAAACATTACGAATAAACAATAAACTAAACAAACTCGAGAAGACACTGGAGCTGGAAGCGAGGAGGAAGGTGACAAGGCACACAGCGTGGCGAGACACATGAGAGCAGAACAAGGAAAATCCTCCGGCACAGCCAGCGACTGACGAGCTCATGCCGCTCAGGTGTGTCTCAGAAGTGGCCAGGAGATCGGACCCGCCCCCTTCCACGCTCCAGCAGGGCGGAGACAAACACTACACAAAACAAGTCATAAAAATCGAGACCACAACATTCCTAATCCTacacctaacctaaccttacctaacccgtaaccctgtcctcagtcttcaccctaaaatttaatgatttacattaaggggacccgcattttgtccccatgagataggtgagtccccacaatgtgactgtaaacagatttttgtccccacaatgtgataaatacctggtcacacacacacacacatacacacacttccctTACGCTCAATCCTCCTGACAGAGCCGTCTGCCATTGAACACGCTCAGACTCGCCATGGAGTTAATGCGTGCTGCGGACAGTGGTCACATGTGTGTTATAATGTGTCGGGCTCGGTGGGGTGCGTTTGAAGATCACACGACAGCAACAGCAAAGCTGCTGGTTGAACTGCTTCTGGAAGGTCTTGCTCAGCAGGTAAAGGGCAAAGGGGTTGAGGCAGGAGTTAGTGAAGGCCAGGATACGAGCTACGACGCTGCACACAAAGTGAACCAGGGATGTGTCCACCTGGCGGGGCCAAAGACAGGGTGGAGGGTTGAGAGACAATGGATCATAACCAAAATGGAGGGAAATAGAGGTATGCGTTTACTGTAAGCAAGTACAAATACATCATTCGGATATGAATGTGTAAGTAATATTTGTCCGGATGCTTTATTTTAATCTGAACTGTCTCCAATTACATGAACAAACTTCTATTGTCTCATTTTTATCAGGCCCTCCAGATCAACCTTAAATGCATTTAGACACAACCTGCAGTTTCTAAAGAAAAATCACGCTATATGGCCCAGTGAGTCGCCACTGACGGTTAACATTTACACAGCCAATAAATGAGTAGTTAATTTAGCAACTTGattaaaatatacatataaGGAATGCATGACAGtagaaaacaattaaaaacagtaaattaaGCTGCATTGATGATTTCTGACAGCTCACTTATGGTATAAAGCTGatacaaatacacatatttATGACATAAACTAATACAAATACATAAAGTAACTGTGAGTTACACTGCCAATATATAGTACAGACAGACGTTagaaataaagtgttttttgtcTACCTGGGAGTAGTGATAGGAGCGGTATAAGTAGATGATGTGACTGGGCAGCCAGCAAACTGCAAACAGGCCAACAAACACCAGCACGGTCTTCGCCAAGCGCTTTCTCGATTCAACCTGTTGAACGACAGagcaaaaatgttaaataacatgaaataaaattaatGTTTAATTGTATTCCTGCCGGTGATGGAGGGAGTATTCAGAACTTTTACTGAAGTAGTAATACAACAATGTGAAAGTAATTTATCACAAAGTCTGACATTCAAAATTCTACTCAAGTAAAAGCGAAACGTGCtgaaagtaccaaaagtaaaagtactcatcgTGAAGCAGAATGACCCTTTTCAGTGTTAGTTTTTTATATAATTACACATTGTACACTTAGACATAGATtttaatacattaatacatGATTACTGGATTatcattactgatgcattaCTTTGTAAACTGCATTTGTATGTTGTTATTAAGTACAGTACTGCAGAAAATGATCTTACTGGCTTTCCACCACCGATTTGTGCAATATTGTAGCTACCATTAAAGTCACTGAGGTTATGTCATCTGTAATTTTTCTGCGACTTGGGGGATTTAACATTGTAGAATACCATCTTAAATTTTGTGGGCATAGTGGGCATctactgggcagcttccagtATTTTAAGACTATAAAATTTCACTCAGTAGAGACTTTTTTCCTGAGGGGACTAATAACctcagaaacaagctgcagccCTGGAGATGCTGGACATAACACTGGCCTGTAGTCTTGCGTGCACGTTGCCCTCCACAGGCAGGTTGGAGGCGCTCCTCATCAAGCTGTGGGCGATGAAGCTGTAGTACATGGATATGACCAGCAGGGGAATGACGTAGAAAATGAGGAAGGAGGCCATGGAGTGGATCTTAGGGTGCAGTTCCCCAGCATTGGGATAAGGGGCGCAGGTGACGAAGCTCTCATTGGTGGAGGTTACGTTGAAGGTGTCGAGGTCTGAGAAGACGGCCTCGGGGATCGCCAGGACCAGAGAGAAGACCCAGATGAGCGCCGCCCGCAGGACAATGCTGGTAGTGGTGCTTGGTGTTTGGATGTCAAGGGGCTTCACAATGGCCCTATacctgatagatagatagatagatagatagatagatagatagatagatagatagatagatagatagatagatagatagattaacATATGcaaaaaaacagagcagtgaCACAGAACCAAATGTTTGTAGATTATACGTATAAGAAGTCATTAAATGGCAATATTGATTATACAATCTTATACAGTTTCCCAATCTGGGAACTCATCAGTTATTCCTGATAATGTCTTAAACTGATCTATTAAGCATCAGGGGTA contains:
- the grpr gene encoding gastrin-releasing peptide receptor; amino-acid sequence: MWFTTGVAIASVYGVISVLGLIGNITLIKTFCSAKSIRNVPNLFMSSLALGDVLLLLTSAPVDASRFLSEEWLFGRVGCKVIPFIQLTSVGVSVFTLTALSADRYRAIVKPLDIQTPSTTTSIVLRAALIWVFSLVLAIPEAVFSDLDTFNVTSTNESFVTCAPYPNAGELHPKIHSMASFLIFYVIPLLVISMYYSFIAHSLMRSASNLPVEGNVHARLQVESRKRLAKTVLVFVGLFAVCWLPSHIIYLYRSYHYSQVDTSLVHFVCSVVARILAFTNSCLNPFALYLLSKTFQKQFNQQLCCCCRVIFKRTPPSPTHYNTHVTTVRSTH